Proteins co-encoded in one Methylobacterium sp. WL1 genomic window:
- the tnpB gene encoding IS66 family insertion sequence element accessory protein TnpB (TnpB, as the term is used for proteins encoded by IS66 family insertion elements, is considered an accessory protein, since TnpC, encoded by a neighboring gene, is a DDE family transposase.), with product MIPLPANVRVWLATGHTDMRKGFSSLGLIVQETLKRDPHGGHLFVFRGRRGDLIKVIWHDGQGACLFTKRLDRGRFLWPSVADGAVTISTAQLGYLLSGIDWRMPQESWRPGALG from the coding sequence ATGATCCCGCTGCCGGCCAACGTGCGGGTGTGGCTGGCCACCGGCCACACCGACATGCGCAAAGGCTTTTCCAGTCTCGGCCTGATCGTCCAGGAGACGCTCAAGCGCGACCCCCATGGCGGGCATCTGTTCGTGTTCCGAGGACGGCGTGGCGACCTGATCAAGGTGATCTGGCACGACGGCCAGGGGGCATGCCTGTTCACGAAGCGGCTCGACCGCGGCCGTTTCCTGTGGCCCTCGGTGGCCGACGGAGCCGTGACGATCTCGACGGCGCAACTCGGCTACCTGCTCTCTGGGATCGACTGGCGGATGCCGCAGGAGAGCTGGCGTCCTGGCGCCCTGGGCTGA
- a CDS encoding transposase, which produces MRGELLENAERRRRWSFDDKVRIVEASFETGVSVCSVARRYGIAQGLLFTWRRQAREGRLGGDEQAPVFVPVAITPEPSLPVPTQQSDDPRAPAPLRRPRRKSGVIEIDLGGGRRLKVDRDVDAAALRRVLDALEGR; this is translated from the coding sequence ATGCGGGGCGAGCTACTGGAGAACGCCGAACGGCGGCGGCGCTGGTCGTTCGATGACAAGGTGCGGATCGTCGAAGCATCGTTCGAGACCGGCGTGTCGGTGTGTTCGGTGGCGCGCCGGTACGGGATCGCCCAGGGCCTGCTGTTCACGTGGCGTCGTCAGGCTCGGGAAGGCCGTTTGGGAGGGGACGAGCAGGCCCCGGTCTTCGTGCCCGTCGCGATCACCCCGGAGCCGTCACTTCCTGTTCCCACCCAGCAGTCGGATGATCCGCGTGCTCCAGCGCCGCTGCGTCGGCCTCGGCGCAAGAGCGGCGTCATTGAGATCGATCTCGGCGGCGGTCGGCGTCTCAAGGTCGACAGGGACGTCGATGCCGCGGCGCTGCGTCGAGTGCTCGATGCCCTGGAGGGCCGATGA
- a CDS encoding YsnF/AvaK domain-containing protein, with the protein MSQTITALYDVLSQAEAAQAKLVAAGIPQSAIRLVPGNRTGTSRIATAPARDESFWGSLKDMFMPEEDRHTYQEGLSRGGTMLTATVEQAQIETAYDILEQHGSVDLDEREATWRKEGWSGYTGETAAGATATTGALRNPTTAEVAGGIPATGGTAAFAAGGRDGMANRETVAGTAGDTEYIPVVEERLNVGKRVADSGRVRVRSYAVENTVSEDVTLRDETVHVDRRAVDRAPTPVDEALFAEKTIEATEMREQAVVSKEARVVEEVGIRKQAADRVETVSDTVRHTEVEVTDERGNTSRTGTTGSTTGTDPRKPL; encoded by the coding sequence ATGAGCCAGACCATCACTGCATTGTACGACGTGCTGAGCCAAGCCGAGGCCGCGCAGGCCAAGCTGGTCGCCGCCGGGATCCCGCAATCCGCGATACGGCTCGTGCCGGGCAATCGGACCGGCACGAGCCGTATCGCGACCGCACCGGCGCGCGACGAAAGCTTCTGGGGGTCGTTGAAAGACATGTTCATGCCGGAGGAGGATCGGCATACTTACCAGGAAGGATTGAGCCGCGGCGGCACGATGCTAACCGCCACAGTCGAACAGGCGCAGATCGAGACCGCCTACGATATCCTGGAGCAGCACGGCTCAGTCGATCTCGACGAGCGCGAGGCGACGTGGCGCAAGGAGGGCTGGAGCGGCTACACTGGTGAGACGGCAGCGGGCGCGACGGCGACCACCGGTGCGCTGCGCAACCCGACCACGGCCGAGGTAGCCGGCGGCATTCCGGCGACGGGCGGCACGGCGGCGTTCGCGGCCGGTGGGCGCGATGGCATGGCAAACCGCGAGACGGTCGCGGGTACGGCGGGTGATACCGAGTATATCCCGGTGGTCGAGGAGCGCTTGAACGTCGGCAAGCGCGTGGCCGACAGCGGTCGCGTGCGGGTGCGCTCCTACGCCGTCGAGAATACAGTGAGCGAGGACGTAACCCTGCGCGACGAGACCGTGCACGTCGACCGCCGCGCCGTCGATCGCGCGCCGACCCCAGTCGATGAGGCGTTGTTCGCCGAGAAGACGATCGAGGCTACCGAGATGCGCGAGCAGGCGGTGGTGTCGAAGGAGGCCCGGGTGGTCGAAGAGGTCGGGATCCGCAAGCAGGCCGCTGACCGGGTCGAGACGGTGTCGGACACGGTCCGCCATACCGAGGTCGAGGTCACGGACGAGCGCGGTAACACCAGCCGCACGGGTACGACTGGAAGCACCACTGGGACCGATCCGCGCAAGCCGCTCTGA
- a CDS encoding YsnF/AvaK domain-containing protein has product MSDPAATEPHLLGMLGEHAAEIAVGETVTLPLIAETARIDKRAVETGRMRVSTRTETTDQILRETLHSDMVGVTRVAINRTLSEGEVPPVVREEGGVTIIPVLEEILVVEKRLVLKEEVHIRRTTAGEEVEVPVTLRRQHAVVERVSPDGHVTQQSIPQPAEETKS; this is encoded by the coding sequence ATGAGCGATCCCGCCGCCACCGAACCGCACCTCCTAGGGATGCTGGGCGAACACGCGGCGGAGATCGCCGTCGGCGAGACCGTAACGCTCCCGCTGATCGCCGAGACCGCCCGCATCGACAAGCGGGCGGTGGAGACCGGGCGAATGCGGGTCTCGACCCGGACCGAGACCACCGACCAAATCCTGCGCGAGACCCTGCACAGCGACATGGTTGGGGTCACCCGAGTGGCCATCAACCGGACGCTGTCCGAGGGCGAGGTGCCCCCGGTGGTCCGTGAGGAGGGTGGGGTGACGATCATCCCGGTCCTGGAAGAAATCCTCGTCGTCGAGAAGCGCCTCGTCCTCAAGGAGGAGGTGCACATCCGCCGGACCACGGCGGGTGAGGAGGTCGAGGTGCCGGTGACGCTGCGCAGGCAGCACGCCGTGGTCGAACGCGTGTCCCCGGATGGGCACGTCACGCAGCAGAGCATCCCACAACCTGCCGAGGAGACGAAATCATGA
- a CDS encoding PhnA-like protein: MRTMAVHSISWGAVFAGAVIALVAQVILNMVGLGIGLSTVDPAGNGTPTAGSLSSSAGIWFVISGILASTAGGWLAGRLSGRPANTTTAYHGLIAWAVSTLVVVYLLSSAVGGVISGASSAVSSTLGGAGNLIGGSVKTAAQAAAPSLPGMDNPFSNIESQVRNGTGNDPEALKNAAVSAMRAAVTGDAAQQKNAQEKAAQALAKAQNIPVDQARTQVAQYVQQFNDTVAKTKEQAKQAADAAARVGAQGALYGALALILGALSAFFAGRGAAVDPVVSRAAMTTTTQRRV; this comes from the coding sequence ATGCGCACGATGGCGGTGCACTCCATCTCCTGGGGCGCGGTGTTCGCCGGTGCTGTGATCGCGCTGGTCGCCCAGGTCATCTTGAACATGGTCGGGCTGGGCATCGGGCTCTCGACCGTCGACCCGGCCGGCAACGGCACCCCGACCGCGGGAAGCCTATCCTCGAGCGCTGGGATCTGGTTCGTGATCTCCGGCATCCTCGCCTCCACCGCGGGCGGTTGGCTCGCCGGGCGCCTTTCGGGCAGGCCGGCCAACACCACCACCGCCTACCACGGGCTGATCGCCTGGGCGGTCTCGACGCTGGTCGTCGTGTACCTGCTGTCCTCGGCGGTCGGCGGCGTCATCAGCGGCGCGTCGAGCGCGGTGTCGAGCACGCTCGGTGGTGCCGGCAACCTGATCGGCGGCTCGGTGAAGACCGCTGCACAGGCCGCCGCCCCGTCGCTGCCAGGCATGGATAACCCGTTCTCGAACATCGAGAGCCAGGTCCGCAATGGCACCGGCAATGATCCGGAGGCCCTGAAGAACGCCGCCGTCAGCGCGATGCGTGCGGCGGTGACCGGCGACGCCGCCCAGCAGAAGAATGCGCAGGAGAAGGCTGCCCAGGCTCTCGCCAAGGCGCAGAACATCCCGGTCGATCAGGCCCGGACCCAGGTCGCCCAGTACGTGCAGCAGTTCAACGACACGGTCGCGAAGACCAAGGAGCAGGCTAAGCAGGCGGCCGATGCCGCCGCCCGTGTCGGCGCACAGGGGGCGCTCTACGGTGCCTTGGCGCTGATCCTGGGAGCGCTGTCGGCCTTCTTCGCGGGTCGTGGCGCCGCCGTCGACCCAGTCGTGAGCCGCGCCGCGATGACCACCACGACCCAGCGTCGGGTGTGA
- a CDS encoding PAS domain S-box protein: MVDETRHIQMRQIVAGLSEGVILIEPDQTIAYANTAAVMMHGVADVGDLGATVSEYRANFTLHYRNHREIGPLQHPLDRVLAGEVFRDVVVELVPKRDPTHRWMHRIRSLVTIDTDGTPSGLALVMQDVSERYQAEARFERMFNANPAPAIICRIADLRFVRVNHGFLDLTGYHRDDVLGRSFCEIDLLRQAERRELAIHRLHAGRTIPQMEAQLATPCGKGRYVIVAGHAIEMPGPGGVEPCMLFTFADLEDRRKAEMALRHSEERFAKAFDLSPVPSALMDADGLEITSVNQAFVTTFGHAPEAAGGQSLADLALWVDRVEQRKFSRDLRRLGSVRGFEATLQDAAGTEIDCLVSAERVSINDEACVLCVVQDITARKRSERELITAIEAVMADASWFSHGVIDKLATLRQPSRSARPSLGVENLTIREQDMLTRICQGATDREIGAELKLSPNTVRNHVSGLYRKLGVNRRSAVVVWAQERGIGPNTRHRR, encoded by the coding sequence ATGGTCGATGAAACGCGTCACATACAGATGCGGCAGATCGTGGCTGGCCTGTCCGAGGGCGTGATCCTGATCGAGCCGGATCAGACCATCGCCTACGCGAACACCGCCGCCGTGATGATGCATGGAGTTGCCGACGTCGGCGATCTCGGCGCCACCGTGTCCGAGTACCGCGCGAACTTCACGCTGCACTACCGCAATCATCGGGAGATCGGCCCGCTGCAGCATCCCCTCGACCGGGTGCTCGCCGGCGAGGTGTTCCGCGACGTCGTGGTCGAGTTGGTCCCAAAGCGGGATCCCACACACAGGTGGATGCATCGCATCCGTAGCCTGGTGACCATCGACACGGATGGCACGCCGAGTGGCCTCGCCCTGGTGATGCAGGACGTGAGCGAGCGCTACCAGGCCGAGGCCCGGTTCGAGCGGATGTTCAACGCCAACCCGGCCCCGGCGATCATCTGCCGGATCGCCGACCTGCGCTTCGTCCGGGTCAACCACGGCTTTCTCGACCTCACCGGGTACCATCGCGACGATGTGCTCGGCCGGAGCTTCTGCGAGATCGACCTGCTACGCCAAGCCGAGCGGCGCGAGCTGGCGATCCATCGCCTGCACGCAGGCCGCACCATCCCGCAGATGGAGGCTCAGCTCGCAACGCCTTGTGGGAAGGGCCGCTACGTGATCGTGGCCGGGCACGCGATCGAGATGCCAGGTCCGGGCGGCGTCGAGCCGTGCATGCTGTTCACCTTCGCCGACCTGGAGGATCGCCGGAAGGCCGAGATGGCCCTGCGCCACAGCGAGGAGCGCTTCGCCAAGGCGTTCGACCTGTCACCGGTGCCGAGCGCGTTGATGGACGCGGACGGGTTGGAGATCACCAGCGTCAACCAAGCCTTCGTCACCACCTTCGGGCACGCCCCTGAGGCCGCGGGTGGCCAGTCGCTCGCCGACCTCGCGCTCTGGGTTGACCGCGTCGAGCAGCGCAAATTCTCCCGGGATTTGAGACGGCTCGGCAGCGTTCGTGGCTTCGAGGCCACGCTGCAGGATGCGGCTGGCACCGAGATCGACTGCCTCGTCTCGGCCGAGCGGGTGAGCATCAACGATGAGGCCTGCGTCCTGTGCGTCGTGCAGGACATCACCGCCCGCAAGCGCTCGGAGCGCGAACTGATCACCGCCATCGAGGCGGTGATGGCGGACGCATCGTGGTTCAGCCACGGGGTGATCGACAAGTTGGCGACCCTGCGTCAACCGTCACGCTCTGCCCGGCCATCGCTCGGAGTCGAGAACCTGACGATCCGCGAGCAGGACATGCTCACGCGGATCTGCCAGGGCGCCACCGATCGGGAGATCGGTGCCGAACTGAAGCTGTCGCCGAACACGGTGCGCAATCACGTCTCCGGGCTGTACCGCAAGCTCGGGGTCAACCGCCGCAGCGCGGTGGTGGTGTGGGCGCAGGAGCGCGGGATCGGGCCGAACACGCGGCACCGACGCTAA
- a CDS encoding ferredoxin: MSARAPQPGLRVSVDLNLCQAYAQCCYAAPSHFRIEGHEALLYDPAPTTRARADIEQARVACPVQAIRVEDQGQGKTCDGT; encoded by the coding sequence ATGTCCGCTCGTGCCCCGCAGCCCGGCCTTCGGGTGAGCGTCGACCTCAATCTGTGCCAGGCCTACGCTCAATGCTGCTACGCAGCACCAAGTCATTTCCGCATCGAGGGGCACGAGGCGCTGCTCTACGATCCTGCTCCTACGACGCGCGCCCGCGCCGATATCGAGCAGGCGCGCGTCGCCTGTCCCGTGCAAGCGATCCGAGTCGAGGATCAGGGCCAGGGGAAAACATGCGATGGGACATAG
- a CDS encoding FAD-dependent oxidoreductase: MGHSQPGRAVVVGAGLAALRGAEAMREAGFLGSLTIIGKEPYRPYDRPPLSKHVLTGEIAPDATTLPSSLGEDVDWHLGSPAVRLDRTVRMVHLADGTALAYDRLLIATGTRARPWPNPHEGRLAGVHTLRGRDDAVALRKALTRGPRRVLVIGGGLIGCEVASACRQLGLPVTLVQLGPAPLARAFGRYLGAILGAMHEVRGVDLRLGAEVEWLEGADGRLVRAHLVDGTTIDADIAVTALGAVRNTEWLDGSGLSFDAGGVDCDADGYVLDVDGRPDPAIAAAGDVARFPHPLYGGRRIAVEHWGHAVAQGVHAGRLLADGKPGQGYAALPAFWSGQAGVTIKSVGLTDGADAMTIAHGDPATGRFLALYGRAGRCIAAVSIDCGRWLPAYAALIAESAPFPPAGAATDRSGALDILAPGFS; the protein is encoded by the coding sequence ATGGGACATAGTCAGCCCGGCCGTGCGGTGGTGGTCGGTGCAGGCCTCGCGGCCCTACGCGGGGCCGAGGCGATGCGCGAAGCAGGTTTCTTGGGCTCGCTCACGATCATCGGCAAGGAGCCCTACCGTCCTTACGACCGGCCGCCACTCTCGAAGCACGTCCTGACCGGCGAGATCGCCCCGGATGCCACCACCTTGCCGAGCAGCCTCGGTGAAGACGTCGACTGGCATCTCGGCAGTCCGGCTGTGCGTCTGGATCGTACGGTCCGGATGGTTCACCTCGCGGATGGGACCGCACTGGCCTACGACCGTCTGCTGATCGCTACCGGAACCCGCGCCCGGCCCTGGCCGAACCCGCACGAGGGCAGGCTCGCCGGAGTCCACACCTTGCGTGGTCGGGACGACGCGGTCGCCCTGCGTAAGGCGCTCACTCGAGGCCCGAGGCGCGTGCTGGTGATCGGCGGTGGGCTGATCGGCTGTGAGGTGGCGAGCGCCTGTCGGCAACTCGGCCTGCCGGTGACCCTGGTGCAATTGGGCCCGGCGCCGCTCGCCCGCGCATTTGGTCGGTATCTCGGCGCAATCCTTGGTGCGATGCACGAGGTCCGCGGGGTCGACTTGCGTCTCGGAGCCGAGGTCGAGTGGTTGGAGGGGGCGGACGGCCGGCTCGTACGCGCGCACCTCGTCGATGGCACGACAATCGACGCCGACATAGCGGTGACCGCGCTCGGCGCCGTGCGCAACACCGAGTGGCTCGATGGATCCGGTCTGTCGTTCGACGCAGGCGGGGTCGACTGTGATGCAGACGGCTATGTCCTCGACGTGGATGGGCGACCCGACCCCGCGATCGCGGCGGCAGGCGACGTCGCGCGCTTCCCACACCCGCTCTACGGCGGCCGCCGCATCGCTGTGGAGCACTGGGGTCATGCGGTTGCGCAGGGCGTGCATGCCGGCCGTTTGCTCGCCGATGGCAAGCCTGGACAGGGCTACGCAGCGCTGCCGGCTTTCTGGTCCGGGCAAGCGGGTGTCACGATCAAGTCTGTTGGCCTCACGGATGGGGCGGATGCGATGACGATCGCGCACGGTGACCCGGCTACGGGTCGCTTCCTCGCCCTCTACGGCCGGGCCGGGCGGTGCATCGCTGCCGTATCGATCGATTGTGGGCGCTGGCTACCGGCTTACGCCGCACTCATCGCCGAGAGCGCGCCCTTCCCGCCCGCGGGTGCGGCCACCGACCGGTCCGGTGCGCTCGACATCCTCGCGCCGGGCTTCTCCTGA
- a CDS encoding cytochrome P450 yields MADPSLLGQIKDYANRVDPYPLYAQLRQTGILRQDDVGEGGGASGDEARSVWVAASHDAITRLQNDPRLSVETQPPTKRPTVGNPITDYLVNPIKDRITDRHQPFLFRDPPAHDVLRAATVQQFTPERVHAMRIRSERLVAEMLDRKVGAQEIDVVEDLAYPLPVAVICELFGVPVGDEARFHDWSSQLATAVEPGVAVSEETRMENARAFDAISDYLADLIAEKRRRPRDDLLSGLANQATADGYRMGDFDLISTAILILVAGHETAVNLIANAWLTLLRHPRELERLRADPGRAVRVIEEVMRYDPPVQLVSRKTLSAIDIAGTTIPEGEALILMLAAGNRDPAAFTDPDRFDPDRIGTRHLGFGGGMHYCVGAPLGRFEAEAALTALARRLKAPRLIEDPPPYRRPATLRGPERLLVAVERIL; encoded by the coding sequence ATGGCCGACCCCAGCCTTCTCGGGCAGATCAAGGACTACGCCAACCGCGTCGACCCGTACCCGCTCTACGCCCAGCTGCGGCAGACCGGGATCTTGCGCCAAGACGACGTGGGAGAGGGGGGCGGTGCGTCGGGCGACGAAGCACGAAGCGTATGGGTGGCGGCGAGCCACGACGCCATCACGCGTCTGCAGAACGACCCCCGCCTCAGCGTCGAGACCCAGCCGCCGACGAAGCGGCCGACCGTCGGCAATCCGATCACCGATTACCTCGTCAACCCGATCAAGGATCGGATCACTGACCGGCACCAGCCGTTCCTGTTCCGCGACCCGCCCGCGCACGATGTTCTGCGCGCCGCCACCGTTCAGCAATTCACCCCCGAGCGCGTCCACGCGATGCGCATCCGCTCCGAACGGCTGGTCGCCGAGATGCTCGACCGCAAGGTGGGTGCTCAGGAGATCGACGTCGTCGAAGATCTCGCCTACCCGCTTCCGGTCGCGGTGATCTGCGAACTGTTCGGCGTGCCGGTAGGCGATGAGGCCAGGTTCCACGACTGGTCGAGCCAGCTCGCCACAGCGGTCGAACCCGGTGTCGCGGTCAGCGAAGAGACCCGTATGGAGAACGCTAGGGCCTTCGATGCCATCTCGGACTACCTCGCCGACCTCATCGCCGAAAAGCGCCGCCGGCCGCGCGACGACCTGCTCTCGGGGTTGGCCAACCAGGCCACTGCTGACGGCTACCGGATGGGCGACTTCGATCTAATCTCGACCGCGATATTGATCCTCGTCGCCGGTCACGAGACCGCGGTGAACCTGATCGCCAACGCTTGGCTCACGCTACTGCGCCATCCGCGCGAGCTGGAGCGCCTACGTGCCGACCCAGGCCGAGCCGTGCGCGTGATCGAGGAGGTGATGCGCTACGACCCGCCGGTGCAGCTCGTTAGCCGCAAGACGCTCAGCGCCATCGACATCGCCGGCACTACGATCCCCGAGGGGGAGGCTCTCATCCTGATGCTCGCTGCTGGAAATCGCGACCCGGCCGCGTTCACCGATCCGGATCGTTTCGATCCGGATCGCATCGGCACCCGCCACCTCGGCTTCGGCGGCGGCATGCACTACTGCGTCGGTGCGCCTCTGGGCCGGTTCGAAGCTGAGGCCGCGCTCACTGCGCTGGCTCGCCGCCTCAAGGCTCCGCGCTTGATCGAGGATCCTCCACCCTACCGGCGTCCGGCGACCCTGCGTGGACCTGAGCGTTTGCTGGTCGCAGTCGAGCGGATCCTTTAA
- a CDS encoding NmrA family NAD(P)-binding protein — protein MIVVTGATGQLGKAVVEDLLRRVPTERIAVSVRDIGKAADLARQGVAVRQADFADEASLRAAFEGSDQVLIVSANKLGEEALRLHRTAIAAARAVGVRRILYTSHAGARLGSSFPPADQHAGTETDLAGGGSWTALRHGFYAESCLFMVGDGLRAGELCTPEDGLVAWTARADLAEADAAILAAGDGWDGPTPPLTAGRAVTMAEVAAIASEVTGRAVRHTVIGDVEWRDAKIAGGMPALYANMLLGTFQAARRGGLRGDRPCVGGVAGPAAPDDARGAGSRGSLIADVSPPARNRRTAGQTPGRSVLRDQLSC, from the coding sequence ATGATCGTCGTCACAGGGGCCACTGGCCAACTCGGCAAGGCCGTCGTCGAGGACCTGCTGCGCCGCGTGCCGACCGAGCGGATCGCGGTCAGCGTTCGGGACATTGGCAAGGCCGCCGACCTCGCCCGGCAGGGCGTCGCGGTCCGCCAAGCCGACTTTGCGGACGAGGCCAGCCTGCGCGCGGCGTTCGAGGGTTCGGACCAGGTGCTGATCGTCTCGGCCAACAAGCTCGGCGAGGAGGCGCTGCGCCTGCACCGCACCGCCATCGCCGCGGCCCGCGCCGTCGGTGTGCGACGGATCCTATACACGAGCCATGCCGGCGCACGGCTCGGCTCGTCCTTCCCGCCCGCCGACCAGCACGCCGGCACGGAGACGGACCTGGCAGGCGGCGGGTCGTGGACAGCGCTGCGCCACGGTTTCTACGCCGAGAGTTGCCTTTTCATGGTTGGCGACGGGCTGCGCGCCGGGGAACTGTGCACGCCCGAAGACGGGCTAGTCGCCTGGACGGCGCGCGCCGATTTGGCGGAGGCCGACGCGGCGATCCTGGCGGCGGGAGACGGGTGGGACGGCCCGACGCCCCCGCTCACGGCGGGCCGGGCCGTGACCATGGCCGAGGTGGCGGCGATCGCTTCGGAGGTGACCGGGCGCGCCGTGCGCCACACCGTCATCGGCGACGTGGAATGGCGAGACGCGAAGATCGCAGGCGGGATGCCTGCCCTCTACGCCAACATGCTGCTTGGGACGTTCCAGGCCGCGCGCCGGGGGGGACTTCGCGGCGACCGACCCTGCGTTGGAGGGGTTGCTGGGCCGGCCGCCCCAGACGATGCACGAGGTGCTGGCAGCCGCGGGTCTCTGATCGCAGATGTCAGCCCTCCCGCCCGCAATCGTCGAACCGCTGGTCAAACACCAGGGCGGTCGGTTCTTCGGGACCAGCTAAGTTGCTGA
- a CDS encoding IS91 family transposase, producing MPATTGTTTAATIELADVFRAAGPAYRADQAGHLSLDTLKVMAAIEHCRTASLGGHVEGCDACGHLRIAYNSCRNRHCPRCQGAAARDWLAAREADLLPVGYFHVVFTLPAEIAAIAFHNKAAVYDLLFRAASTTMMRIAADPKHLGARIGLTAVLHTWGSAMTHHPHLHMIVPGGGLSPDGTRWVASRPAFLLPVRVLGMLFRRLFLEGLAALHEAGTLVFFGTLAPLSDPRAFARALAPVRRKRWVVYAKPPFAGPKAVLAYLARYTHRVAISSRRILAFDGASVSFRVKDYRRDEAGRPRVMTLSATEFIRRFLLHVLPRGFHRIRHYGLLTGANRKAGLAHIRAILGVPAPPRPTADAPDPQDSPGKARSPCPCCGGPMMIVGSFAGWHQPRGPPFRSTSHRAGSP from the coding sequence ATGCCCGCCACGACGGGCACGACGACGGCCGCCACCATCGAACTGGCCGACGTCTTCCGCGCCGCCGGTCCAGCCTACCGCGCCGATCAGGCCGGCCATCTGAGCCTGGACACGCTGAAGGTGATGGCGGCGATCGAGCACTGCCGCACGGCCAGCCTCGGCGGCCATGTCGAGGGCTGCGATGCGTGCGGCCACCTGCGCATCGCCTACAACTCCTGCCGCAACCGGCATTGCCCCCGCTGCCAGGGTGCGGCGGCGCGCGACTGGCTCGCCGCGCGCGAGGCCGACCTTCTCCCGGTCGGCTACTTCCACGTCGTCTTCACCCTGCCGGCCGAGATCGCCGCCATCGCCTTCCACAACAAGGCCGCCGTCTACGACCTGCTGTTCCGAGCGGCGAGCACCACCATGATGCGGATCGCCGCCGACCCGAAGCACCTCGGGGCCCGCATCGGTCTCACCGCCGTGCTCCACACCTGGGGCTCGGCCATGACCCACCATCCCCACCTCCACATGATCGTCCCCGGCGGAGGCCTCTCGCCGGACGGGACCCGATGGGTCGCGTCGCGCCCTGCCTTCCTCCTGCCGGTGCGGGTGCTGGGCATGCTGTTCCGCCGCCTGTTCCTCGAAGGGCTCGCCGCCCTCCACGAGGCCGGGACGCTCGTCTTCTTCGGCACCCTGGCTCCGCTCTCGGATCCCAGGGCCTTCGCCCGCGCGCTCGCCCCGGTGCGCAGGAAGCGCTGGGTGGTCTACGCCAAGCCGCCGTTTGCCGGGCCGAAGGCCGTGCTCGCCTACCTGGCGCGCTACACCCACCGCGTCGCAATCTCCAGCCGACGCATCCTCGCCTTCGACGGGGCGAGTGTCAGCTTCCGCGTCAAGGACTACCGGCGCGACGAGGCCGGACGGCCGCGGGTCATGACCCTGTCGGCCACGGAGTTCATCCGGCGCTTCCTGCTCCATGTCCTGCCGCGCGGCTTCCACCGCATCCGGCACTACGGCCTCCTCACGGGCGCAAACCGGAAGGCGGGCCTGGCCCACATCCGCGCGATCCTCGGCGTCCCGGCCCCGCCTCGCCCCACCGCCGACGCGCCCGATCCGCAGGACAGCCCCGGCAAGGCCCGCTCGCCTTGCCCCTGCTGCGGCGGTCCCATGATGATCGTCGGGTCCTTCGCGGGCTGGCATCAGCCCCGGGGGCCGCCGTTCCGCTCCACGTCGCACCGGGCCGGTTCGCCATGA
- a CDS encoding tyrosine-type recombinase/integrase: protein MTILAVPAAAGGSLRQRLIDDMTLRRFSRATQRNCIRDVGRLAAFLRRSPDTATGDDLRRFQIAQQEVGLGVPTMNAIVSALRFFFVQTLNRPDLARGLVRLNQPRTLPDVLSAGEVGRLLDATVCLKHLAALSLAYGAGLRVAEVAALRIGDVDSTRMLLRIERGKGGRDRNAMLSADLLDLLRRWWREGHRQGVLQRQGWLFPGQDWIRPISTRQLHRVVVEAARSAGIPKRVGPHTLRHSFATHLLEDGVDIRVIQVLLGHSRLDTTALYAKVATRTVRAVTSPLDRLALFHRQGPAPG from the coding sequence ATGACCATCCTCGCCGTTCCCGCCGCTGCCGGCGGCTCGCTGCGCCAGCGCCTGATCGACGACATGACCCTGCGCCGGTTCTCCCGGGCGACGCAGCGCAACTGCATCCGCGACGTCGGGCGGCTGGCCGCCTTCCTGCGGCGATCACCCGATACCGCGACCGGCGACGACCTGCGCCGCTTCCAGATCGCCCAGCAGGAGGTCGGCCTCGGCGTGCCGACCATGAACGCCATCGTCTCCGCCCTGCGCTTCTTCTTCGTCCAGACGCTCAACCGCCCCGATCTCGCCCGGGGGCTGGTCCGCCTCAACCAGCCGCGCACCCTGCCCGACGTGCTGAGCGCCGGCGAGGTCGGGCGTCTGCTCGATGCCACGGTCTGCCTGAAGCATCTCGCCGCCCTGTCCCTCGCCTACGGCGCGGGACTGCGCGTGGCCGAAGTCGCCGCGCTTCGGATCGGCGATGTCGACTCGACCCGCATGCTCCTGCGGATCGAGCGTGGCAAAGGCGGCCGCGACCGCAACGCCATGCTGTCGGCCGATCTCCTGGACCTGCTGCGGCGCTGGTGGCGCGAGGGGCACCGGCAGGGCGTCCTGCAGCGCCAGGGCTGGCTGTTCCCCGGGCAGGACTGGATACGGCCGATCAGCACGCGCCAGCTGCACCGCGTCGTCGTCGAGGCGGCGCGCTCGGCCGGGATCCCCAAGCGCGTCGGTCCCCATACCCTGCGCCACTCCTTCGCCACCCATCTCCTGGAGGACGGCGTCGACATCCGCGTCATCCAGGTTCTGCTCGGGCACAGCCGGCTCGACACCACCGCCCTCTACGCCAAGGTCGCCACCCGGACGGTGCGGGCCGTGACCAGCCCCCTCGACAGGCTCGCCCTGTTCCACAGGCAGGGGCCCGCGCCGGGCTGA